A genomic region of Choristoneura fumiferana chromosome 17, NRCan_CFum_1, whole genome shotgun sequence contains the following coding sequences:
- the LOC141436715 gene encoding uncharacterized protein: MSLENVYVKEEPEWEEECGESAEASQEDLYPKHEFKQELAIGPEVHQPQNVTYLIEVSVKQEVLDVKQEPVEPIENKPVVCTTCHNIFEDESSRASHTCTKIKEEIDLDNNSLQIEIVKLSCDLCELQFEDENLLAAHVKMHTAEKLEPYPCDICSKRFMTNDELKLHVTVHKVGEAFCCELCSKQFRRKSALKRHIFFHTAEKSYSCEICDRKFTTKAYLAKHMFVHTVDKPFTCELCNKSFRNKSNLDVHKFIHTGEKPFSCETCKKVFRHKNTLKLHMRLHTGEKNYSCQICFKLFRHKSNLVDHQSCHNKLKPFTCYYCNQSFPRKGQIRRHLRSQSRKKGKNHIVCEICNTPFAHWCQLKLHKVIHPVKKLPQLHSCAICSKQFDKKINLARHVRRLHKAKRFTCDICDKQFTFASDLRRHEPVHMEEKPCPVCEKKFTHKSSLIRHMQTHARGFACDICHKSFSDSSALDKHKESHTKDTPHQCEFCEKRFAMKRSLVRHVRTHTGEKPYSCKICKKKFSEASCVRRHAQIHKKKPFIQPTV, from the exons ATGTCGCTGGAAAATGTTTACGTGAAGGAAGAGCCGGAATGGGAAGAAGAGTGTGGTGAGAGCGCTGAGGCTTCTCAAGAAGACTTATATCCCAAGCACGAGTTCAAACAGGAGTTGGCTATTGGGCCTGAAGTCCATCAACCACAAAACGTGACCTATTTAATCGAAG TGTCAGTGAAACAAGAAGTCCTTGATGTAAAGCAGGAGCCAGTAGAGCCTATAGAAAACAAACCAGTTGTCTGCACAACTTGTCATAATATATTTGAAGATGAATCAAGTCGTGCGAGTCACACATGTACAAAGATTAAAGAAGAAATTGATCTGGATAATAATTCACTTCAAATAGAAATTGTGAAGCTGTCATGTGATCTCTGCGAATTACAGTTCGAAGATGAAAATCTCTTGGCAGCTCATGTCAAAATGCACACAGCAGAGAAACTTGAACCTTATCCTTGTGATATATGCAGTAAAAGGTTTATGACAAATGATGAACTTAAGCTGCATGTCACTGTTCATAAGGTAGGGGAAGCATTCTGTTGCGAGTTGTGTAGCAAGCAGTTTCGGCGCAAGAGTGCTTTGAAACGGCACATATTCTTCCACACAGCTGAGAAATCGTATTCCTGTGAAATCTGTGACAGGAAGTTCACAACCAAGGCATATCTAGCTAAACATATGTTTGTCCATACTGTAGATAAACCGTTTACATGTGAATTATGCAATAAATCGTTTCGGAATAAATCTAACTTGGATGTACATAAATTTATTCATACAGGCGAAAAACCATTCTCTTGTGAAACTTGTAAAAaagtgtttagacacaaaaaTACGTTAAAATTACATATGCGACTCCATACCGGTGAAAAGAattattcatgtcaaatttgCTTTAAACTGTTTAGACACAAGTCTAATTTAGTAGACCATCAGAGTTGCCACAACAAACTGAAACCATTCACTTGTTATTACTGTAACCAATCATTCCCACGAAAGGGTCAAATAAGGAGGCATTTGCGAAGTCAATCaagaaaaaaaggaaagaaTCATATTGTATGTGAAATTTGCAATACACCATTCGCACATTGGTGCCAATTAAAACTACATAAAGTTATACACCCAGTGAAAAAATTGCCCCAATTGCACTCGTGTGCAATCTGCAGCAAACAGTTCGATAAGAAAATAAACTTAGCTCGTCATGTACGGAGGCTCCATAAGGCGAAAAGGTTTACTTGTGACATCTGCGATAAACAGTTCACGTTTGCCTCTGACTTACGGCGGCACGAGCCAGTCCACATGGAAGAGAAGCCATGCCCGGTCTGTGAAAAAAAGTTCACACACAAAAGTTCCCTCATACGCCACATGCAGACGCACGCAAGAGGGTTTGCGTGCGATATTTGCCACAAATCATTTTCAGATTCATCTGCTTTGGACAAACATAAAGAAAGCCACACAAAGGATACACCTCATCAATGTGAATTTTGTGAGAAACGGTTTGCTATGAAGAGGAGTCTAGTTCGCCATGTAAGGACTCATACAGGAGAGAAACCTTACTCTTGTAAAATTTGTAAGAAAAAGTTTTCAGAAGCAAGCTGTGTGAGAAGACATGCACAGATTCACAAGAAAAAACCTTTTATCCAACCTACAGTGTAA
- the LOC141436738 gene encoding uncharacterized protein, with protein sequence MDLNYDELFKISIWALKINRSYPTIPNDKIWFLTMIPMHGFFFFIFCLLLNSTICHDLKNNNFSAACTNGIFAVLFFVVTFNYTVLFIKKHDIITAIKRVKRDYEAAKLLPEEEQAIVVQYAKAANWVTRVWALTSCITFSSFPMITVIRFIYYYWIGEFKLVFMYDMTYPEAIETRKNNVSMYFFLLFAHTYYGLYTLLMYVGFTPLGLIFMLHACGQLEIVKFRISNLFNGGRYEPKEIRERLKHIVMPLQEILEFVHLLKETFRVIYEVYMKATTIVFPIAFYEIIESFKEGHGSFEYMTFIVAGSVLCFASCYYSDLLMEKGDSVRLSVYTSGWECHPDSGMRRTLLITLSRLERDVAIRTLFRTVNLDAFSELCHQSYALFNLINAAWN encoded by the exons ATGGATTTAAACTACGATGAACTATTTAAAATATCCATTTGGGCATTGAAAATAAATCGCTCCTATCCCACGATACCCAACGACAAGATATGGTTTCTTACTATGATACCCATGCACGGCTTTTTCTTCTTTATATTCTGCTTGCTTCTCAACAGCACCATATGTCACGATTTAAAGAACAATAATTTCTCCGCCGCTTGCACTAACGGAATCTTCGCTGTCCTCTTCTTTGTTGTGACTTTCAATTACACTGTGCTTTTCATTAAGAAGCACGATATCATTACCGCTATCAAAAGAGTCAAACGTGACTATGAAGCTGCCAAACTATTGCCCGAAGAAGAGCAAGCTATCGTAGTTCAATACGCTAAGGCAGCTAATTGGGTAACAAGAGTTTGGGCCTTGACATCATGCATTACCTTTTCATCGTTCCCTATGATTACTGTAATCCGGTTCATTTATTATTACTGGATCGGAGAATTCAAACTCGTCTTCATGTACGATATGACTTATCCAGAAGCTATAGAGACGCGCAAAAATAATGTTtctatgtacttttttttattgtttgcacATACATATTACGGATTATACACGTTGCTGATGTATGTAGGGTTTACGCCTCTAGGGTTGATATTTATGTTGCACGCGTGCGGCCAGTTGGAGATAGTAAAGTTCAGGATTAGCAATTTGTTTAATGGAGGCCGTTATGAGCCCAAGGAGATACGGGAGCGTCTGAAGCATATTGTGATGCCGTTGCAGGAAATTCTaga GTTCGTACATCTTCTAAAGGAGACTTTCAGAGTAATATACGAGGTGTACATGAAAGCTACGACCATTGTTTTCCCAATTGCATTCTACGAAATTATTGAG TCGTTTAAAGAAGGTCATGGTAGTTTTGAATACATGACATTTATCGTGGCTGGCTCCGTTCTCTGCTTCGCCTCGTGTTACTACAGCGACTTGCTTATGGAAAAG GGGGATAGTGTCCGGCTCTCAGTGTATACGAGTGGCTGGGAGTGTCACCCGGACAGCGGCATGCGCCGGACTCTATTGATCACGCTCTCGCGCCTAGAGCGCGATGTAGCCATCCGGACACTTTTCCGGACCGTCAACTTGGACGCATTTTCCGAG ctctGTCATCAGTCGTACGCTCTCTTCAACTTGATCAATGCCGCTTGGAACTGA